The Musa acuminata AAA Group cultivar baxijiao chromosome BXJ2-2, Cavendish_Baxijiao_AAA, whole genome shotgun sequence genome has a segment encoding these proteins:
- the LOC103968353 gene encoding nicotianamine synthase 3-like codes for MGNQEEMLIQKISEIYGDISNLPSLCPSKEVDMLFTELVLTCIPPVSTDVSKLSKEVQDMRCKLIKLCGEAEGLMESHYSDMLACYDNPLDHFDLFPYYSNYLKLSQLEYTLLARYVPSSPPTRVAFVGSGPLPLSSFVLAARHMQEAQFHNYDLDAAANARARFLVRGDPDMAARMEFHTADILGVTHELRGYDVVFLAALVGISHDDKVRVIEHLAHHMAPGAVLVARSAHGARAFLYPVVDPAADLRGFEVLTVHHPTDEVINSVIIARKPHGGHAAGAAVMRPCKCCEMMQGFHHFGQGSIMEEITLEELPS; via the coding sequence ATGGGCAACCAAGAAGAGATGCTAATCCAAAAGATTTCAGAGATCTATGGCGACATCTCAAATCTTCCCAGCCTGTGCCCGTCCAAGGAAGTGGACATGCTCTTCACGGAGCTGGTCCTCACATGCATCCCTCCAGTCTCCACTGATGTATCCAAGCTAAGCAAAGAGGTGCAAGACATGAGGTGCAAGCTCATCAAGCTCTGTGGAGAGGCCGAAGGCCTCATGGAGAGCCACTACTCTGATATGCTGGCTTGTTATGACAACCCTCTTGACCACTTCGACCTCTTCCCTTACTACTCCAATTATCTCAAGCTCAGCCAGTTGGAGTACACCCTCCTGGCGAGATACGTGCCGAGCTCGCCGCCGACCCGGGTGGCGTTCGTTGGCTCCGGCCCTCTGCCGCTGAGCTCCTTCGTGCTGGCCGCGCGACACATGCAGGAAGCGCAGTTCCATAACTACGACCTGGACGCCGCGGCCAATGCTCGGGCTCGTTTCCTGGTGCGTGGCGACCCGGACATGGCCGCTCGCATGGAGTTCCACACGGCGGACATCCTCGGCGTTACCCACGAGCTGAGGGGCTACGACGTGGTGTTCCTGGCGGCGCTGGTGGGGATCAGCCACGACGACAAAGTCCGGGTGATCGAGCACCTCGCGCACCACATGGCCCCGGGCGCCGTCCTGGTGGCGCGAAGCGCGCACGGAGCCAGGGCCTTCCTGTACCCGGTGGTGGATCCGGCGGCTGACTTGAGAGGGTTCGAGGTGCTGACAGTGCACCACCCGACCGACGAGGTCATAAACTCGGTGATCATTGCGAGAAAGCCGCACGGCGGCCATGCGGCGGGTGCAGCGGTGATGAGGCCCTGCAAGTGCTGTGAGATGATGCAGGGTTTCCATCACTTCGGTCAAGGAAGCATCATGGAAGAGATTACACTGGAGGAGCTGCCCTCCTGA
- the LOC135605127 gene encoding homeobox protein knotted-1-like 1 isoform X2 encodes MEDLYSIHPGILRGGDIPVIGSVSSCQVTNEASQVIGGGGGSDLTDMIKAQIANHPLYPSLLSACIECRKVGAPPEVAQLLEEIGSEGHSSTGCGEIGADPELDEFMESYCLALVRYKEDLSKPFDEAASFLNDIEMQLTNLCKASSAAATTTATGNSPSEEVIGTSEEDQSCEDLESSEGQECGSLVADSDLREMLQKKYSGYLSNLRKEFLKKRKKGKLPKDARLILLDWWNTHCRWPYPTEEEKAKLAEKTGLEQKQINNWFINQRKRHWKPSEDVRFALMEGVSDGSSGTMLCFGSSTTGT; translated from the exons ATGGAAGATTTGTACAGCATACATCCGGGAATCCTGCGGGGAGGGGATATACCGGTCATCGGATCGGTGTCGAGCTGCCAGGTGACAAACGAGGCGTCGCAGGTGATCGGCGGCGGCGGGGGGTCGGATCTGACGGACATGATCAAAGCTCAAATTGCGAACCACCCTCTGTACCCGTCTCTTTTATCCGCCTGCATCGAGTGCCGAAAG GTGGGGGCGCCGCCGGAGGTGGCGCAGCTCCTGGAAGAGATCGGGAGCGAGGGGCACTCGAGCACGGGTTGTGGGGAAATTGGAGCGGATCCGGAGCTCGACGAGTTCATG GAATCATACTGCCTTGCTTTGGTGCGATACAAGGAGGATCTGTCGAAACCCTTCGACGAGGCTGCATCGTTCCTCAACGACATCGAGATGCAACTCACCAATCTGTGCAAAGcatcctccgccgccgccaccacaacCGCAACCGGAAACTCTCCTTCCG AGGAAGTGATTGGAACCTCGGAAGAAGATCAAAGTTGCGAGGACTTGGAATCATCTGAAGGCCAAGAATGTGGTTCACTTGTGGCGGATTCTGACCTGAGGGAGATGCTGCAGAAAAAATACAGTGGCTATCTGAGTAATCTGCGCAAGGAATTcttgaagaagagaaagaaggggAAACTGCCGAAGGATGCAAGGTTGATATTATTAGATTGGTGGAACACCCATTGTAGATGGCCCTATCCAACC GAAGAGGAGAAGGCAAAACTAGCTGAGAAGACTGGCCTTGAACAGAAGCAGATCAACAATTGGTTCATAAACCAAAGAAAAAGGCACTGGAAGCCATCCGAGGACGTGCGTTTCGCGTTGATGGAGGGTGTGAGTGATGGATCCAGTGGGACCATGTTGTGCTTTGGCAGTAGTACAACTGGTACTTAA
- the LOC135605127 gene encoding homeobox protein knotted-1-like 1 isoform X1, protein MRKMEDLYSIHPGILRGGDIPVIGSVSSCQVTNEASQVIGGGGGSDLTDMIKAQIANHPLYPSLLSACIECRKVGAPPEVAQLLEEIGSEGHSSTGCGEIGADPELDEFMESYCLALVRYKEDLSKPFDEAASFLNDIEMQLTNLCKASSAAATTTATGNSPSEEVIGTSEEDQSCEDLESSEGQECGSLVADSDLREMLQKKYSGYLSNLRKEFLKKRKKGKLPKDARLILLDWWNTHCRWPYPTEEEKAKLAEKTGLEQKQINNWFINQRKRHWKPSEDVRFALMEGVSDGSSGTMLCFGSSTTGT, encoded by the exons AT GAGGAAGATGGAAGATTTGTACAGCATACATCCGGGAATCCTGCGGGGAGGGGATATACCGGTCATCGGATCGGTGTCGAGCTGCCAGGTGACAAACGAGGCGTCGCAGGTGATCGGCGGCGGCGGGGGGTCGGATCTGACGGACATGATCAAAGCTCAAATTGCGAACCACCCTCTGTACCCGTCTCTTTTATCCGCCTGCATCGAGTGCCGAAAG GTGGGGGCGCCGCCGGAGGTGGCGCAGCTCCTGGAAGAGATCGGGAGCGAGGGGCACTCGAGCACGGGTTGTGGGGAAATTGGAGCGGATCCGGAGCTCGACGAGTTCATG GAATCATACTGCCTTGCTTTGGTGCGATACAAGGAGGATCTGTCGAAACCCTTCGACGAGGCTGCATCGTTCCTCAACGACATCGAGATGCAACTCACCAATCTGTGCAAAGcatcctccgccgccgccaccacaacCGCAACCGGAAACTCTCCTTCCG AGGAAGTGATTGGAACCTCGGAAGAAGATCAAAGTTGCGAGGACTTGGAATCATCTGAAGGCCAAGAATGTGGTTCACTTGTGGCGGATTCTGACCTGAGGGAGATGCTGCAGAAAAAATACAGTGGCTATCTGAGTAATCTGCGCAAGGAATTcttgaagaagagaaagaaggggAAACTGCCGAAGGATGCAAGGTTGATATTATTAGATTGGTGGAACACCCATTGTAGATGGCCCTATCCAACC GAAGAGGAGAAGGCAAAACTAGCTGAGAAGACTGGCCTTGAACAGAAGCAGATCAACAATTGGTTCATAAACCAAAGAAAAAGGCACTGGAAGCCATCCGAGGACGTGCGTTTCGCGTTGATGGAGGGTGTGAGTGATGGATCCAGTGGGACCATGTTGTGCTTTGGCAGTAGTACAACTGGTACTTAA